The DNA region TGGAAAACCGCGCCTTGGTGAAGCTCGGTGAAGAGCGCATGGGACAAGCGTTTCAGAACATGGTGAAGCATAAAAACCTGGGCTGGATTTGCTTTTTTGTCGGTGGTCTTTGGGCCGCACAAAATGTCTGGCACTCGTCGCTCTGAGTATTGACTCCTCCCGGGGCTGGCGATAGCTTCAGTCCCCATGTCTGACCCTAAAAATCAACCCCTTCGCAAGACTGAAAATTACGCGCAACTCACGTTGGATGCCGCTGCCGAGCAGCCGGTAAAATCCAATGAGCCGACAGTACTTTCTGTCGAGCAACTCAATATCCAAATCAAGCAATTGATTGAAGGCCAGATGGGTATGGTTTGGGTGCGTGGTGAGCTTTCCAATTTCAAAGCTCACACCTCCGGGCACTTCTATTTCAGCGTTAAAGATTCCAAATCTCAAATTACGGCGGTCATGTTCCGCGGTAATAACTCGCGCCTGAAATTCAAGCCAACTGATGGCATGGAAGTCATGGTTCGCGGTCGTGTGACTGTGTACGAGCCGCGCGGCAACTATCAGCTGATGGTTGATATGATGGAGCCGGTGGGTGCCGGGGCTTTGCAAAAAGCTTTTGAACAGTTGAAAATGAAGCTTCGTGCAGAGGGCTTGTTTGACTCTGCCAAGAAAAGACCTATCCCGACATTTCCAAGACATATTGCCATTGTGACGTCTCCAACCGGTGCGGCAATTCGCGATATTTTAAATGTTCTGTCCCGACGTGCAAAATCCATCCAGGTCACAATCGTTCCAACGATCGTGCAGGGGGAGGCCGCGGCTCCGCAACTTCGCGAGGCTTTCAAAAAAGCTGTCGCATTGCCGGATGTGGATGCAGTGATCGTGGGTCGCGGTGGCGGTTCGATTGAAGACATGTGGTGCTTTAATGATGAGGGACTGGCGCGTTTGATAGCGGCAAGTCCTGTTCCGGTGATCTCCGCTGTCGGGCATGAAATCGACTTTACCATCGCTGACTTTGTCGCGGACTTGCGTGCGCCAACACCTTCGGCTGCCGCAGAGCTGGTTGCCAAGAGTTCTTCAGAACTTGTGAACAAGGTGACGTCGTTGGAGCGTATGTTGAAATTGTCTTTCGATAGAAAGATGAAGTTCCTGCGTGAGAAATCGCTGGGTTTGTCTAAGCGCTTGGTGGATCCGAAACGTCGCTTGGAGGATTTAGCACTTCGTAATGACGATTTGCTGACTCGTTTGGAGTTGGCAGTATCAACGTTGATCAATAAGAAAGATCACCGCGTGGAGCTGATGACCCAGAAATTGGGAACTCCGCAAAACTTGATTGATCGTCGTAAAAAGGAATTGGGCTTCTTGCAGGCTCGTACCGAGAAAGCTTTGATGTTTTCTTTGGAGCGCAAAAAATCTCGCATGGATCGCATGATGGCGATGCTGGATAGCATGAGTCCACTGCGTGTCGTGGATCGCGGGTATTCAATTGTAACAAAAGATTCAAAAGTTATTAAATCAGCAAGCCAGGTGAAAGCGGGCGATAGCATCGACATTCGCTTGGCTCAGGGTTCACTCACAGCCACGGTCAGTGGCGTGAAGGAGGAATAATGGATTTCGAAAAGAAATTGGGACGTTTGGAAGAGATCGTTCAAAAAATGGAGAAAGGTGACTTGGCTTTGGAGGATTCCCTGAAGCTGTTCGAAGAAGGCGTAAAGCTTTCTCGTGAATGTCATCAACGTCTGTCTGAAGCAGAATCAAAAGTAAAACTTTTGATGTCTGTGGGTGCTGACGGCAAACCAGTAACTACTGATTTCACTCCAGAGGAGTAGTCGTTTTGGATTTGGCAATTCAACTAGAGCAGGAAATGTCTTTGAAGGTGCAAACTGTGAATCAGTTTGTGGAAAAGTATCTATCTGACATGGAGTTGCCTCAAGGGGCGGCCATCGCAGAGCTTCGTAAGTCCATGCTCTATTCAGCAACCAACGGCGGAAAGCGTTTCCGTCCGGTGTTGTCTGTGCTGGTTGCCGAGATGCTGGGTTCATCTGCAGAGAAAGTCCTGCCGTTTGCGGCCGCTGTCGAAATGATTCATACCTACTCTTTGATTCATGACGATTTGCCCTGCATGGATAACGATGACATGCGCCGGGGCAAACCCACAAATCACAAGGTATACGGTGAAGACTTTGCGTTGCTTGCGGGTGATGCTTTGTTGACAGAAGCCTTTTTGACTATTGCTAAAAATTATTCTGAAAGTGGCTTCCTGGTTGGTCGCTTGGTGCAGTTGTTGTCAGAAGCAGCCGGCATTCGCGGCATGGTCGGTGGCCAAGCCATCGATTTGCGTGCTGGTGAAAAGCAACTATCACAAGCTGAGCTGACCCATTTGCATCTTCTTAAAACGGGCGCTTTGATTCGTGTCGCTGTTGAGGGTGCCGCGACTATCGCTGGGGCGAAGGTTCATGAAATTGAATCATTGAAAAAATTCGGTGAAGGTTTGGGGATTGCCTTCCAAGTGGCAGACGATGTTCTGGATCACGGCGAAAAAGATCAGGATGTTCGCAGTTTCACGGGCATCATTGGGCTTGAAGCAACCAAAGAGCTTCTAAATCAAATCAGCGAAAGCACCATGGGCGAGCTTCGCAAGGTTTCCCCGGATGCAGCAATGCTTGAATACCTGGTGAACTTTAATATCGCACGAAAACATTAGAAATCTATGGCTGATAAAAAACGCTTGGACATTTATGTGTTTGAAAAAGGCTTGGCCCAATCGCGCACTCATGCTCAGGAGTTGATTGAAGCTGGTCAGGTATATCTTGATCAAAACGGTAAGAAAAAAGTTCTAAAAAAATCAAATCTTCCTGTAACTCCTGAAATGGAAAATCACATTTCTGTGGATCAGGGGCCGGCCAATCGTTTCGTATCCCGCGGCGGCCTGAAGCTTGAGGGCGCTCTTCAGCACGTAAATCTGAATATTCAAAATTTCGATGTTTTAGATGTCGGAATCTCCACCGGGGGATTCACAGATTGTGCTTTGCAGTCCGGTGCCCATTTTGTTTTGGGTGTGGATGTGGGCCATGGGCAGGTCAGCGCTTCGTTGTTAAAGAACCCAAAGTTGAAAGTCATCGAGGGAATTAACGCCCGGGCTCTATCCTCTGAGGCCGAAGTGCTGGCAGCGACTCCAAGCGCGGGGTTTGACCTGATCGTTATGGATGTTTCCTTTATTTCGATTGAAATGATTCTGCCAGAATTGGGTCGCTTCTTAAAACCGTCGGGTCAGATTCTAAGTCTTGTAAAGCCACAGTTCGAGGTCGGCGTTGACGGGCTGTCAAAGGGTGGTATTGTCAAAGACACGTCACTGTATTTGAAAGTCGAAGAAAAGATCAAAGCGTGCTGTGAACAGTGCGGTTTTGAAGTGAAGGATTATTTTGCTTCTTCCATTGAGGGAAAGGACGGCAATCATGAGTTTTTTGTTTTCGCGAAAAAGCGCTAGCTTCCTACTGACATTGGTTTTTCTGGCAGGTTGTCAGTCCATTAAGACTCGTGAGGATATCAAAGGTCCAAAACCAACTGCGCCGACAAATGGCAAAACTCAAAAGCCGACAACGTCCCAGCCCATTGACGACTCTGTTCCCTACCAACCAGATGTTCAGGTTGAAGAACCCGTAGCGCCACCACCACCTCCTGCGCCGGTGATCCCGGCTATGCCAAAGATTGCTTTCATTTTGGGGGGCGGGGGAGCCAAGGCCTATGCCCACATCGGATTCTTGCACGAGCTTTCTCGCGCGAAGGTTCCGGTTTACGCAATCGGGGGAGTTGAGTTCGCATCACCAATGGCAGCATTGTTCGCAAACCGTGAACAAGCCAACGACGTTGAATGGCAGATGTTCAAACTGAAAGATGACGAGATCATCAAAAAGTCATTGCTTGGAAACGTGAACAAGAATGGCGACATCTCGGTGATGCGCGAATTTTATAATACGGCATTCAAAAACCAAAAAGCCGAGGACTTCCGTATTCCTTTCGCGTGCCCTTCTTATAACTTGAAAAAGAATCAGGCCTTGATGATGAATCGGGGTGGTATGGAGCAGTTGTTAAGCATGTGTATGGCTTACCCTCCGTTCTTTAAGCCCTTCCAGGGCAATGTCGCAGCCGTGCGTGAAGTCTCTGGTTTGGCCCGCTATCTGCGCCAAAAGGGTGCGAACTTTGTGGTTTTCGTGAATGTCCTGCAAGGTCCGGGTGGCAACAAACCGTTCACTTTGGATGCAGCGGCAACGGACAACGTATTATGGAGCGAGATCGCGGGACTGTATAATAAGCCTTTTGCAGGAGTTGATACTGTCATTACCCTTGATACAGGGGACTATGGTATCATGGACTTCGACAAGCGCCGTGAGATTATGAACAAGGGCGCTGACTCAGCGAAATCTCAATTGAAAACTTTGACACGTAAATGGGGACTTTAGAAAGTTCAGGAGACCGGAATGAGAAAACCAACTTTTGATATGAACATTTTTGCGGCAAGAAGAAAAAGCCTGGCACAACAAATTCCAGGCTCTGCGTTGGTGGTGGCTTCTCACCCGGAAACAATCCGTAATCACGACGTACACTTCCCGTATCGTCAGGATTCCAACATGTTCTACCTGACTGGCTGGGAAGAGCCAGAATCCATTTTGATCGTTCGCCCTGGTCAAACACCAGAGACGGTGATGTTCGTGCGTCGTCGTGACCGCGAAAGAGAAACTTGGGATGGATTCCGTTACGGTCCAGAGGGCTGTGAGCAGGAATTTAAAATCGACAAATGCTATCCAATTGATGAGTTTGAAAAAATGGCTCCGCAATTGTTGTCCAATGTTGATTCCATCTATTATCGCCAGTTCAAAAATAAAGAAGTCGATGAAAAGATGGAACACGTGCTGAACACAGTAAAACAAATGCGTGGTCGTACTGGCTACGGTTTGCTTTCCGTGCACGATGCTGACACTTTGATCGGCGAAATGCGTTTGGTGAAGTCAGAGTACGAACTGACTCAGCTTCGCGAAGCTTGCGAAATCTCTGCTCAAGCTCATTTGGCAGCGATGCGCTTTACTCGTCCGGGTGTTACTGAACGTCAGGTTCAAGGTGTGTTGGCTCATAACTTCTACATGCGCGATTCCGCTCGTGAAGGTTACGGTTTCATCGTGGCTTCTGGTAATGCAGCAACGACTCTTCACTACAACTTCAACGACCAAGTCTGCAAAGACGGCGATCTTTTGTTGATCGATGCTGGTGCCGAGTACAACTACTACACAGGCGACATCACTAGAACTTATCCAGTAAATGGCAAGTTCACAGACGAACAGGGCCGTGTATACGAAGCTGTTTTGAAAGTTCAAAAAGCGATCGTGGATTTCGTAAAACCAGGAATCGTATTCAAGGACCTTCACGACATGGGTACATCCATGCTGACAGATGCAATGCTTGAGCTTGGGCTGCTATCAGGTCGCAAAGACGATTTGATCCAATCCCTGGCGCAAAAGAAATACTATCCGCATGGTATCGGTCACTGGTTGGGTCTTGATGTGCATGATGCTGGTTTGTACTTCAAAAAAGGTGAACCACGTCCGATCGAAGCTAATATGTGCTTTACGATCGAGCCAGGTCTTTACATCCCAGCTGATGATACGTCTGCTCCGCAAAAATACCGCGGTATCGGTATCCGTATCGAGGATAACGTTCGCGTGACTTCAAACGGTGTTGAGAACATGACGACATCAGTTCCGAAAGAAATTTCTGACATCGAAAAAGTAGTTGGTAAGAACTAAAGTTCGAAAATTGAAATTCGAAAGCGAACAAAGCCCTGGTGATGAACCGGGGCTTTTTATACATCAATATTGTCATTACTCAGTTTGGAATTCGATGATAACTTTGTGTTGATGGACTTTGGTCCCTTAGCCCCTTTGCTCCAACGATTCGGCCACTGGATGCACATTTAAATTGATCTGAAACAATCGACGCCCCTCGTAGTGGTCACCACTAAACCGCGCGAATTGTTCGCTTGCGAAGTTATCCATGGCTTCATAAAGAAGAATCAATTCCTCCTTAGAGAAGGGCAACAAAAGACTTTTATAGCGGCGTAACTCATGCGGCAGATGAAAGGCCTGAATGGCTTCCATAAGACTTTGACGATGAAATTTCATAAGATCCGAGCTGCCCTTTTTGTCCTGAACTTTGAATTTACTGTTGCGAGTCTGCCAGTGAACTACTCCACCATTTTCTTCTTTTGAAATCAGATCCATTTCTTCAAGTTTATTAAGAGCCACAACCACTTCGTCTTCTGGCATGTTAAGCAATCTTGTAAAAGTAGGCACAGTCAGCTGCAGATCTTTGAAACTTAAAAGCGTCAGAAGACGCGGCAAGATCGGACTTGAAACAAAATCAGTGAAGTCTGGGATACTATTTTGTTGGGTATTTTTCTTAAGGATGCGCAACAGCTCTGCTCCGAATGCTTGCTTATCTTTTTGTGTGGTAGCCCGTGAGTACTTGGCCAAGTAGGCAAAATACTCTTCTTCATTTATGCTAGAGAAGTTCAGACGACTGAATTCTTCCACAAAAAGATCCGACACTCTTTTTTTCCCGATCACAATGAGTCTTAGAAAAGATCTGCTATTGATTCCAAGTTCTTGGCTCCAAGACTCATACGAAAAGGATTTCTCTTTGCCCTTTCTGAATTTGTAATAGTCTTGGAGATAAAACGTTATATCCAGATAATCATAAACCACAGGTACACTGTTACTGTTCGCCAAACAAACCTCGCAAACAAAAGTGCAACACCAAGCCGCATACCAGTCAAATTGAAATCTGAGTACCTACCAGGTATACAGACGGTTTACGAAGACTGCATTTTTTCAACGTTGTCTAATTCTTCTACACTTCACAAATCACTCATCTCGTGTATATTCCCCCAAGAAATTGGTACATCCCTTGCTCTGCCAAAGAGAAACAGAGATTTCCGAATAACCGCTCTTTGCGAGGCCGATTGAATTCTCTACAAATAGAAAAGGAAGTAACTATGCAATCATCCATCACGAAACTTACACTTACTGCATTGATCTCTTTAATGGCCACTCAAAGCTTTGCAGGCGGCGGACAAGTTGGATCCGCAGAAACTCTTGCGGGTACTTATGTGATTACTGGTCCTACCAACGAGATTGGAGATGAAAACATGGTCAAATTCACTCCAGAGGGCAACATTTACCTGTCGCAAAGATCCATGGGTAGAAACCTAAACTGTGCAGGTCAATTCCAAGTAAGAAACAGAGTTTTGCAAGCCAGCGGCCTGTGCAGATACGACTCTGGACACTCTGAAAAATTCGAGATGTCGATCGAGCTGTCAGATGTAACTAACTTAGGATACTTTCGCGCACCAGTTTTGAGTGAAACAATTTATCCAAAATCTGTGCAAATGGAATTTTTGCTGAAAAAATAATAAAATAAAGTAAAAGCTAGCGCTTGAGAATTGAAAATTGAGAATCGAAAATGGAAGCCCTGGTGATGAACCGGGGCTTTTTTTATTAGATGAAGCGGTGGCTTAGCCAGCCTTTTGTTTGAGCATTTTCTGCTAGCTCGCGCTCGGTTTTGAAGATCTTATCGTCGCGGGAAGCTGCACTTACAGCCAAGCTTAGGTGCGTGGCGCTTTCTAGTAAATTGAAATCACCCATGGTGTTGCCGCTGGCAAGGAACGGCAGTTGTCCACCGGTCTTAGCTAGCAATGCATCGACCTTGCCTTGGCGGTAGGTGATGACGCCTTTTTGTTTGTCAGTGATCATGCCGTCTTGAGTTTCGGTTTCAACACCGATGATGTTGTCGTACTCAAGTCCAACCAATGAAGCTCCGCCTTCGACGGCCCATTTTACAGAAGCGGTGATCACATAAATTTTCACACCTTTGGACTGCAGTAGCTGGATCAGTTTGCGCTGCTCAGAGAAAACCGGAACAGGTGCTGCCGCTTTAACGGCGTCCTTGGCCCACTGTTGAACCTCAGTTAAGGATTTGCCTTTGCAGATCTGTGCCAGCCACAAGTAGGCCTTGCGCGGGTCTTCAGCTTTCATGCTTTCGTAGTGATTCCAGGGGTCGGCAGGAAGCTCGACCAGCTTGTTGTCGATTTGGTGATGGAAGAATTTCTCCCCCAAATCGATATCCCACAAGGTTCCGTCGGCATCAAAAGCCGCAATCGGGTTCTTTTGCTCTTTCAGAACTTGATCAAGGGTGTTGTTAATGGAGCTCCAAATGTCAGCGGAATAGTCTTTGTATTTCATCGGGTCTTAGTATGAAATAGTTAGGTCCAAATGACAAGGGAGCACGGTTCATGAGTCTTTACTGTCGCGTTATTCAGGCTGACGATTTACAAAGAATTTTAGATCTCGAAAATCGTAAACTTACGGAACAATATCCTGATGAGATGGAGAGAATGATCGCGCTTTGGAACTCCAAGCACCGCGTGGAAGCTTTGAATCATTACATCGCTTTGGGCTGGAGTTTCCTGGCTGAAGATCAGGAGTCGGGAACTTTGTTGGGTTATATGATCGCTCAACCGTTGCTGTTTTTGGATGGGCAAACGCAGACTTTGTGGGTTGAGCATGTGCAGTTTACGACTTTGCAGGCGCGCGATGAACTTTGTGAATTGGCCTATAAACTGGGCCGCGAAAAGCATCTGCAAAGAGTTTACTTCCCATCGGATAATGGTGTTCCAAATTCAGTAAAAGGATTTAAGCCCGCAACTTGGGAGCCCGGCACGCTAGCTGTAAAAACAACGAAATAGGATAAGGTATGAAGAATTTTTCCTTCGTGAATCGCATCCAGAATTTGTCCAAAATGAAAACTCAGGAGTTCGATCTTGTCATCATTGGTGGTGGCATTAACGGAGCCGGAGTTGCCCGTGACGCCTGTGCGCGGGGCATGTCAGTGGCCTTGGTTGAAACGCGGGACTTTGCTTCAGGGACATCCTCTCGTTCCAGCAAAATGGTTCACGGCGGGATTCGCTACCTTGAAAATATGGATTTCAAACTGGTGTTTGAAGCCCTGAACGAAAGAAATAAATTATTCGAAATGGCGCCGCACTTGGTGCATCCACTGCGCTTCATGTTGCCGCTGTATAAAGAAAGCCGCGTCGGCATGTTCAAGATGGGTCTTGGAATGTGGTTGTACGACATCCTGGCTTTGTTTCAATCGCCCGAAATGCATGAACGCCTTGATTCCAAAGAATCGATGGAGCGCATGTCGGCCCTTCGTGAAAAAGATCTGTTGGGTTCGTACATTTATTCTGATGGATACATGGATGATGACCGTCTGGTTCATGAAACTTTAAGATCCGCGAATGAAATGGGTATGGTCGCTGCGAATTATGTGGCAGCGACGGGAGCGGAGTTTGGAGCTGACGGGAAAATCACAGCGGTTCATTGCGAAGACCAGCTTAATAAAGAGAAATTTAAAATCCGCGGCCGCCATGTGATTAGTTCTGTGGGACCATGGACAGATCAATTGGGTGAGAGTCTGTTTAAGGACTGGAAGAAAATTCTTCGCCCAACCAAAGGCATTCATCTGACATTGCCGAAGCATCGTCTGCCGCTGGAATCAGCTGTCGTCATGGGTGCGGAAAAAGGCGATCGCATTGTTTTTGGTATTCCTCGCCATGAGATGATTATTATTGGAACAACAGATACGGACTTCAAAGAATCACCGGAAAATGTTTCGGTCACTCCTGAAGACGTGAAGTATCTTTTGGAGATCACCTCTCACTATTTCCCGGGTGCCAATTTGACAGCTCACGACGTGGTTGCGAGCTATGCAGGGGTGCGCCCGTTGGTGAATGACGGCTCTTCTTCAGAAGGTAAAACAAGTCGTGAGCATACGATCATCGATGATCCACGGGGCGTGACCTTTGTCGCTGGCGGTAAATACACGACTTATCGCCTGATGTGCCAACAAACGGTTTCCCACGCTCTGAAAAGTTTCACTGTGGAAGATCGTGCCAAGTTTGCCAAGAAAGACACAGCCGTTGCTTTGAATGAATACACCTCTGAAAGTGCCTACCATGAGGCACGCGTGCTTGCGAGTGCATGGGCGCAAGAGTACGGTCGTCCAGCTGAAGACGTTGAAGCTTTGGCGCTGCGGTATGGGCGTGAAGCCGAAGTGATCCTGGGAAAATACGACTATAAGTACAGTTACTGGCAGCTTGAAGCGGCGCAGGCTATCGACAATACGATGTGCCTGAATTTGAAGGATTTCTTCTCTCGACGAGTGCCGTTATTTCTAGCGGATCGCAATCATGGATTGAAACATCTCGATGAAATTGCGCAGGTTTTCCAAGAGAAATTGAGCTGGTCAGATAAACGTCTTCACGACGAGAAGCACGCGCTTTCCGAGTACATGGGGCATGAACTCGAATGGAAAAAACATTTCTAATTTGATGTGACTTGAACTTGCCGGACTGGTCTTCATTCCGGCCTCATCGGAGTAGCGCGTCAAAAAACACTCGCCGAAGGGCCTAAATATCAGTATTGACTCTGCTTTTCAATCTCCCTAGACTTGTAGACGAAATCACACAATGAAATTTCCTTGAGAGAGATTCAGCATGAGTTTTTTTGACAAAGTACAAGACTATTTTTCCAATGATATCGCCATCGATTTGGGCACAGCCAACACTCTCGTTTATGTAAAGGGTCGCGGTATCATTCTTGATGAACCTTCAGTTGTAGCAGTTCAGAAGAACTATCGTGGTATGCAAAATCGCGTACTGGCAGTCGGTAAAGAAGCTAAGCACATGCTAGGCAGAACTCCAGGTTCTATCGTGGCAATTCGCCCAATCAAAGACGGTGTTATCGCTGACTTTGAAGTGACTCAATCCATGCTTAAATATTTCATCGGTAAATCTTTGGGCGAGAAAAAATCTTTCATCCGTCCTCGTATCATCATCTGCGTTCCTTACGGAATCACTCAGGTGGAAAAACGTGCGGTAAAAGAAGCTGCACAATCTGCAGGTGCTCGTGAAGTTTACTTGATCGAAGAACCAATGGCAGCAGCTATCGGTGCAGGTCTTCCGATCACTGAACCATCAGGCAACATGGTTGTCGATATGGGCGGTGGTACAACAGGTGTCGCGGTTATTTCTTTGGGTGGTATCGTTTACTGTAAATCCATCAAAGTAGCGGGCGACAAATTTGACGAAGCGATCATCAATTACGTTCGCCGTCAGTTCAACTTGTTGATCGGTGATAGAACTGCTGAAAACATCAAAATCCAAATCGGTAACGCATATCCATTCGAAGAAGAAAAAACGATGGAAATCAAAGGTCGTGACCTGGTTGCTGGTGCTCCGAAAACAATCGAGATCACAAGCTCTCAAGTTAACGATGCCTTGATGGATCCATTGTCTGAAGTGGTTGATGCTGTTCGTACCGCTCTTGAAAAGACTCCACCAGAGCTTGCTTCTGATATCGTAGATAACGGAATTGTTCTCACAGGTGGTGGTGCATTGCTTGCGAACCTGGACGTTCTTCTAAGAGAGCGTACTGGATTGCCGGTTTCTATCGCAGAAGATCCATTGAGCTGCGTAGTTATGGGTTCAGGCAAAGTTCTAGACCAATTGGACCTTCTCAGA from Bdellovibrio sp. GT3 includes:
- a CDS encoding polyprenyl synthetase family protein → MDLAIQLEQEMSLKVQTVNQFVEKYLSDMELPQGAAIAELRKSMLYSATNGGKRFRPVLSVLVAEMLGSSAEKVLPFAAAVEMIHTYSLIHDDLPCMDNDDMRRGKPTNHKVYGEDFALLAGDALLTEAFLTIAKNYSESGFLVGRLVQLLSEAAGIRGMVGGQAIDLRAGEKQLSQAELTHLHLLKTGALIRVAVEGAATIAGAKVHEIESLKKFGEGLGIAFQVADDVLDHGEKDQDVRSFTGIIGLEATKELLNQISESTMGELRKVSPDAAMLEYLVNFNIARKH
- a CDS encoding TIGR02147 family protein; this translates as MVYDYLDITFYLQDYYKFRKGKEKSFSYESWSQELGINSRSFLRLIVIGKKRVSDLFVEEFSRLNFSSINEEEYFAYLAKYSRATTQKDKQAFGAELLRILKKNTQQNSIPDFTDFVSSPILPRLLTLLSFKDLQLTVPTFTRLLNMPEDEVVVALNKLEEMDLISKEENGGVVHWQTRNSKFKVQDKKGSSDLMKFHRQSLMEAIQAFHLPHELRRYKSLLLPFSKEELILLYEAMDNFASEQFARFSGDHYEGRRLFQINLNVHPVAESLEQRG
- the xseA gene encoding exodeoxyribonuclease VII large subunit, coding for MSDPKNQPLRKTENYAQLTLDAAAEQPVKSNEPTVLSVEQLNIQIKQLIEGQMGMVWVRGELSNFKAHTSGHFYFSVKDSKSQITAVMFRGNNSRLKFKPTDGMEVMVRGRVTVYEPRGNYQLMVDMMEPVGAGALQKAFEQLKMKLRAEGLFDSAKKRPIPTFPRHIAIVTSPTGAAIRDILNVLSRRAKSIQVTIVPTIVQGEAAAPQLREAFKKAVALPDVDAVIVGRGGGSIEDMWCFNDEGLARLIAASPVPVISAVGHEIDFTIADFVADLRAPTPSAAAELVAKSSSELVNKVTSLERMLKLSFDRKMKFLREKSLGLSKRLVDPKRRLEDLALRNDDLLTRLELAVSTLINKKDHRVELMTQKLGTPQNLIDRRKKELGFLQARTEKALMFSLERKKSRMDRMMAMLDSMSPLRVVDRGYSIVTKDSKVIKSASQVKAGDSIDIRLAQGSLTATVSGVKEE
- a CDS encoding exodeoxyribonuclease VII small subunit, with the protein product MDFEKKLGRLEEIVQKMEKGDLALEDSLKLFEEGVKLSRECHQRLSEAESKVKLLMSVGADGKPVTTDFTPEE
- a CDS encoding patatin-like phospholipase family protein, with amino-acid sequence MSFLFSRKSASFLLTLVFLAGCQSIKTREDIKGPKPTAPTNGKTQKPTTSQPIDDSVPYQPDVQVEEPVAPPPPPAPVIPAMPKIAFILGGGGAKAYAHIGFLHELSRAKVPVYAIGGVEFASPMAALFANREQANDVEWQMFKLKDDEIIKKSLLGNVNKNGDISVMREFYNTAFKNQKAEDFRIPFACPSYNLKKNQALMMNRGGMEQLLSMCMAYPPFFKPFQGNVAAVREVSGLARYLRQKGANFVVFVNVLQGPGGNKPFTLDAAATDNVLWSEIAGLYNKPFAGVDTVITLDTGDYGIMDFDKRREIMNKGADSAKSQLKTLTRKWGL
- a CDS encoding TlyA family RNA methyltransferase, with protein sequence MADKKRLDIYVFEKGLAQSRTHAQELIEAGQVYLDQNGKKKVLKKSNLPVTPEMENHISVDQGPANRFVSRGGLKLEGALQHVNLNIQNFDVLDVGISTGGFTDCALQSGAHFVLGVDVGHGQVSASLLKNPKLKVIEGINARALSSEAEVLAATPSAGFDLIVMDVSFISIEMILPELGRFLKPSGQILSLVKPQFEVGVDGLSKGGIVKDTSLYLKVEEKIKACCEQCGFEVKDYFASSIEGKDGNHEFFVFAKKR
- a CDS encoding HAD family hydrolase: MKYKDYSADIWSSINNTLDQVLKEQKNPIAAFDADGTLWDIDLGEKFFHHQIDNKLVELPADPWNHYESMKAEDPRKAYLWLAQICKGKSLTEVQQWAKDAVKAAAPVPVFSEQRKLIQLLQSKGVKIYVITASVKWAVEGGASLVGLEYDNIIGVETETQDGMITDKQKGVITYRQGKVDALLAKTGGQLPFLASGNTMGDFNLLESATHLSLAVSAASRDDKIFKTERELAENAQTKGWLSHRFI
- a CDS encoding rod shape-determining protein, whose amino-acid sequence is MSFFDKVQDYFSNDIAIDLGTANTLVYVKGRGIILDEPSVVAVQKNYRGMQNRVLAVGKEAKHMLGRTPGSIVAIRPIKDGVIADFEVTQSMLKYFIGKSLGEKKSFIRPRIIICVPYGITQVEKRAVKEAAQSAGAREVYLIEEPMAAAIGAGLPITEPSGNMVVDMGGGTTGVAVISLGGIVYCKSIKVAGDKFDEAIINYVRRQFNLLIGDRTAENIKIQIGNAYPFEEEKTMEIKGRDLVAGAPKTIEITSSQVNDALMDPLSEVVDAVRTALEKTPPELASDIVDNGIVLTGGGALLANLDVLLRERTGLPVSIAEDPLSCVVMGSGKVLDQLDLLRQLTVD
- a CDS encoding glycerol-3-phosphate dehydrogenase/oxidase — translated: MKNFSFVNRIQNLSKMKTQEFDLVIIGGGINGAGVARDACARGMSVALVETRDFASGTSSRSSKMVHGGIRYLENMDFKLVFEALNERNKLFEMAPHLVHPLRFMLPLYKESRVGMFKMGLGMWLYDILALFQSPEMHERLDSKESMERMSALREKDLLGSYIYSDGYMDDDRLVHETLRSANEMGMVAANYVAATGAEFGADGKITAVHCEDQLNKEKFKIRGRHVISSVGPWTDQLGESLFKDWKKILRPTKGIHLTLPKHRLPLESAVVMGAEKGDRIVFGIPRHEMIIIGTTDTDFKESPENVSVTPEDVKYLLEITSHYFPGANLTAHDVVASYAGVRPLVNDGSSSEGKTSREHTIIDDPRGVTFVAGGKYTTYRLMCQQTVSHALKSFTVEDRAKFAKKDTAVALNEYTSESAYHEARVLASAWAQEYGRPAEDVEALALRYGREAEVILGKYDYKYSYWQLEAAQAIDNTMCLNLKDFFSRRVPLFLADRNHGLKHLDEIAQVFQEKLSWSDKRLHDEKHALSEYMGHELEWKKHF
- a CDS encoding aminopeptidase P family protein — protein: MRKPTFDMNIFAARRKSLAQQIPGSALVVASHPETIRNHDVHFPYRQDSNMFYLTGWEEPESILIVRPGQTPETVMFVRRRDRERETWDGFRYGPEGCEQEFKIDKCYPIDEFEKMAPQLLSNVDSIYYRQFKNKEVDEKMEHVLNTVKQMRGRTGYGLLSVHDADTLIGEMRLVKSEYELTQLREACEISAQAHLAAMRFTRPGVTERQVQGVLAHNFYMRDSAREGYGFIVASGNAATTLHYNFNDQVCKDGDLLLIDAGAEYNYYTGDITRTYPVNGKFTDEQGRVYEAVLKVQKAIVDFVKPGIVFKDLHDMGTSMLTDAMLELGLLSGRKDDLIQSLAQKKYYPHGIGHWLGLDVHDAGLYFKKGEPRPIEANMCFTIEPGLYIPADDTSAPQKYRGIGIRIEDNVRVTSNGVENMTTSVPKEISDIEKVVGKN